Proteins encoded together in one Bactrocera neohumeralis isolate Rockhampton unplaced genomic scaffold, APGP_CSIRO_Bneo_wtdbg2-racon-allhic-juicebox.fasta_v2 cluster11, whole genome shotgun sequence window:
- the LOC126766188 gene encoding uncharacterized protein LOC126766188, translating into MQQHRSVGRSQFMKPNARREHEEVWAAVAAELNALGGSHKSPNQWKKCCIDWKSAVKKLHNAYRAFARRTGNLPLQDGPKPLDAMDRGILEFFSSDMVVGDGLTPEIGLSTSAEMVDVTIEDEGDATANIGLDANADSLDIFEVEALEEVAMGQVLEVVPNKQQPKQRTNQSCAARAVSLKITMRS; encoded by the exons ATGCAGCAGCACCGCAGCGTTGGAAGGAGCCAATTTATGAAACCAAACGCGAGGAGGGAGCACGAAGAGGTTTGGGCTGCCGTTGCTGCTGAATTAAATGCATTGGGAGGGTCCCACAAGTCCCCTAATCAGTGGAAAAag TGTTGCATAGACTGGAAATCGGCAGTCAAGAAGCTGCACAATGCCTACAGAGCGTTCGCCAGACGAACTGGAAACCTGCCGTTGCAGGACGGTCCAAAACCGTTGGATGCCATGGACCGGGGAATTCTGGAGTTTTTTTCCAGCGACATGGTGGTCGGTGATGGGCTCACTCCCGAAATCGGTTTGTCG ACATCTGCTGAAATGGTCGATGTTACCATTGAGGATGAGGGTGATGCTACTGCCAACATTGGGTTGGAT GCAAACGCGGACAGTTTGGACATCTTCGAAGTGGAGGCACTTGAAGAGGTTGCAATGGGTCAGGTGCTTGAGGTTGTGCCAAACAAACAGCAACCCAAACAGCGCACAAACCAAAGCTGTGCAGCAAGAGCAGTCTCATTGAAAATCACCATGCGCAGCTGA